A stretch of Plasmodium chabaudi chabaudi strain AS genome assembly, chromosome: 14 DNA encodes these proteins:
- a CDS encoding palmitoyltransferase DHHC8, putative encodes MFITKEAKAPLLLPLYRVYESNNIFLCQGKVITGPNIFHLIFTYLIIIISVLPIYVIICPYIESFAILSCIISALTVFFILVLFFLTITAFCDPGIIPKKNYVDLALPKGRTAFTTAKINGTVIKQYWCVHCNHFKEPRSKHCYTCNNCVTKFDHHCVWLGNCIGIRNYRNFFFFIFNLSILSTIICFTFIGIFVNLCIKEYEGVKIEAIYNIIFEFPHIALYIIYTLASSLLLTNLFIYHFKIILLNKTTYEDIQGSYAEGSPFDEGKFTNLRKFFFTPTINKQIQWTECVKVTF; translated from the exons atgtTTATAACAAAAGAGGCCAAGGCCCCTTTACTTTTGCCATTATACAGAg ttTACGAAAGTaacaacatttttttgtgtcaAGGAAAAGTAATAACAGGgccaaatatatttcatctaatattcacatatttaatcataataatttccGTTTTACCTATCTATGTAATTAT ATGCCCGTATATAGAAAGCTTCGCAATATTGAGTTGTATCATATCCGCATTAACAgtcttttttattctcgttttattttttttaacaataaCCGCATTTTGCGACCCTGGGAT aATTCCAAAGAAAAACTATGTTGACTTGGCTTTGCCAAAAGGAAGAa CGGCTTTCACTActgcaaaaataaatggcaCTGTCATAAAGCAATATTGGTGTG TTCACTGTAACCATTTCAAGGAGCCACGAAGCAAACATTGCTATACGTGTAACAATTGTGTTACGAAGTTTGATCATCACTGTGTCtg GTTAGGAAATTGTATAGGAATAAGAAATTAtcgaaatttttttttctttatattcaaCTTATCGATACTTTCAAcaataatatgttttacGTTTATCGGAATTTTTGTG AACTTATGTATTAAAGAATATGAAGGAGTAAAAATAGAAgcaatttataatataatatttgaatTCCCACacat cgcgttgtatataatttatacgCTTGCATCGTCTCTTTTATTAAccaatttgtttatttaccattttaaaattatacttTTAAACAAAACGACATATGAAGACATCCAGGGGTCGTATGCAGAAGGTAGCCCCTTTGATGAag gaaaatttacaaatttaaGAAAATTCTTTTTCACACCCACTATCAATAA gCAAATACAATGGACAGAATGTGTTAAAGtaacattttaa
- a CDS encoding 3',5'-cyclic nucleotide phosphodiesterase beta, putative produces the protein MENTDKVKLNNKKNTINNDKYEQDENKHPLTNKNTVILSQKSFIENMLNNNNEKEIKTTENSNDNEKNITRRPSDLNTFEDINNGIIKRNSNLKKPTNTNNKKPKKITLNNDVIDLKEYTTIQKNDSDISQGDKPIDTHHNNEISNNNENDKNLRNNSGDWTSDGSYSDSSDSSYSSENDDKLYNEEDNSKMSEYNSEHIIKELVKDDNELRDILIDIKNRSDDNNITHEMIIDNLDKKKGNNIFLYKPHNSLTLVDNLKDQNGDYEQIDDSGGDIHRLRRLKKGSTYENNNRFFNMLRNNMDMNKNGDENVNTNDKDNKNRNRSNSNFNSLPSQFYGNIKESNDSIKKYNETKTEKNKGSINILENVFYKIWKRSVIINNDTGASNSKYEANTFKSNITSHYLKCNSENELISQLPLKFKDDTIESLYVLNLNNWISLKMIIIGIIMLILGMYIWTICIWSFRLDIWNHDNHIILLFNILMSLNSIIFIFFIIVGFTQLSKYAEFISYALFTVMVSIWGIWNIATSLSLNNNFAIKEASHIFSSVETVYSLTYIYGFLPLVIMDVFFTSRTKYNWFIHVLFLVLNSISIITLRSRSPNLMPFAYVMFRIAVYALLCLFLYVGCYASEFQMRYFFYNILVTGCKLDKAGLGINKNNKNNNKQFSSAIEDLILMIKECTKVMMDLESEPDVNFNVHRKTSYCVDILERCLSTLTKTDNLYNVGYEFFDKLESKKFVDAYVSKEGSNFNNEQFSSDYKIKTSLSHKHLICIDKVDMDKNHIKKFLKNINIPHVTNMIKLLDKNILSEWDFNCLKYFKKEKYPFFDVNLSVMCTINHNIPMDLIINFLAFVERQYNNVPYHNTMHATMVTHKFFCLTKKLGIFEHIDYKMKLVMFIAGICHDIGHPGYNNMFFVNSFHPLSIIYNDNSVLENYHASIAFKILQLSQCNILKSFSEKEFRQIRSFIIELILSTDMKHHYEIISKFRIRRENEKFDYIKDDDDLLALMKMIIKSADISHGAVKWREHYRWCQRVLCEFYIQGDEELKNKMPISPLCDRKKHNEVGQSQIAFLKFVVTPLFEELAYIDNSQFIRSFCLKRLSKNRNKWSKLINEEKEIKVFDPSKKRKRGKEELKKVDKPKSGRRKKSYIDLTLFFIKNISD, from the exons atggaaaatacTGATAAAGTCAAattaaataacaaaaaaaatactataaataatgacaaATATGAGCAAGATGAAAACAAACATCCCCTAaccaataaaaatacagtAATATTAAGTCAAAAAAgttttatagaaaatatgttaaataataataacgaaaaagaaataaaaactactgaaaattcaaatgataatgagaaaaatattacacgTAGGCCAAGTGATTTAAATACGTTTGAAGATATTAATAATgggataataaaaagaaatagtaatttaaaaaaaccaaccaatacaaataataaaaaacctaaaaaaatcacattaaataatgatgtaattgatttaaaagaatataccacaattcaaaaaaatgatagtGATATATCTCAGGGTGATAAACCAATTGATACGCATCATAATAACGAaattagtaataataatgaaaatgataaaaatttgagGAATAATTCTGGTGATTGGACCAGTGATGGTTCATATAGTGATAGTAGTGACTCTAGTTATTCTagtgaaaatgatgataaactATATAATGAAGAAGATAATAGCAAAATGTCTGAATACAATAGtgaacatataataaaagagtTGGTAAAAGATGATAATGAGCTTAGAGATATTTTaattgatataaaaaatagaagtgatgataataatattacacATGAAATGATTATAGATAATTTAGATAAGAAAAAGGGAAATAacatttttctttacaAACCTCACAATTCTTTAACTCTAGTagataatttaaaagatcAAAATGGTGATTATGAACAAATTGACGATAGTGGAGGAGATATACATAGATTACGCAGATTAAAAAAGGGTAGTacttatgaaaataataatagattTTTCAATATGCTTCGAAATAATATggatatgaataaaaatggtgatgaaaatgtaaacacaaatgataaagacaataaaaatagaaatcGAAGTAATTCTAACTTTAACAGCTTACCAAGCCAATTTTATGGAAATATTAAAGAATCAAATgatagtataaaaaaatataatgaaacaaaaacagaaaaaaacaaaggatccataaatatattggaaaacgttttttataaaatatggaaaagaagcgtaataataaataatgatactGGTGCTTCGAATAGTAAATATGAAGCCAATACATTTAAAAGTAATATTACTagtcattatttaaaatgtaataGTGAAAATGAGTTAATATCTCAATTACCgttaaaatttaaagatGATACTATAGAATCATTATATGTGTTGAACTTGAATAATTGGAtttctttaaaaatgataattatagGAATAATTATGTTAATTTTGGGAATGTATATATGGACAATATGCATATGGTCTTTTAGATTGGATATATGGAACCATGACAaccatattattttactatttaaTATTCTAATGAGTTTAAActctattatatttatattttttataattgttgGATTTACTCAATTAAGTAAATATGCAGAGTTTATTTCGTATGCACTATTTACTGTAATGGTCAGTATATGGGGAATATGGAATATAGCTACTAGCttatcattaaataataattttgcaATAAAAGAAGCCTcgcatatattttcatccgTCGAAACCGTATATTCTTTGACGTATATTTATGGTTTCCTTCCGCTTGTAATTATGGACGTCTTTTTTACATCCAG AACAAAGTATAATTGGTTTATACATGTATTATTTCTAGTATTAAATTCGATTAGCATAATAACCCTTAGATCAAGGAGCCCCAATTTGATGCCTTTTGCATATgt GATGTTTCGTATTGCCGTTTATGCACTTCTTTGCCTATTTCTATATGTGGGATGTTACGCATCGGAGTTCCAAATgcgatattttttttacaatatattg GTAACTGGATGCAAATTAGACAAAGCAGGATTgggaataaataaaaataacaaaaataataataaacaattttcaAGTGCAATAGAAGATTTAATTCTTATGATAAAAGAg tGTACTAAAGTTATGATGGATCTGGAAAGTGAACCTGatgtaaattttaatgTTCATAGAAAAACATCCTATTGTGTTGACATTTTAGAACGTTGTCTGTCAACGCTTACAAAAACCGATAACCTATATAATGTAGGCTATGAATTTTTCGATAAACTTGAG agCAAGAAATTTGTAGACGCATATGTAAGTAAAGAAGGAagcaattttaataatgaacAATTCAGTTCagattataaaataaaaacgtCCTTATCTCATAAACATTTGATATGTATAGATAAAGTTGATATGGATAAAaatcatattaaaaaatttttaaaaaatataaatatacctCATGTTACTAACATGATTAAACTACtcgataaaaatatattgtctGAATGGGATTTCAATTgcttaaaatattttaaaaaggaaaaatatCCCTTTTTTGATGTCAATTTATCAGTAATGTGCACAATTAATCATAACATACCAATggatttaattataaattttttagcATTTGTTGAAAgacaatataataatgttcCGTATCACAACACTATGCATGCTACCATG GTAACACacaaatttttttgcttAACTAAGAAACTAGGGATATTTGAGCACATCGATTACAAAATGAAGCTCGTTATGTTTATAGCAGGGATATGCCATGATATAGGTCATCCGGGTTAcaataatatgttttttgttAACAGTTTTCATCCATTaagtataatttataatgataatagtGTACTTGAAAATTATCATGCATCTATagcttttaaaattttacaaCTAAGCCAgtgtaatattttaaaatcatTCTCCGAAAAG GAATTTCGACAAATACGCTCATTCATTATCGAACTAATTCTGAGCACAGATATGAAGCATCattatgaaataatttcaAAGTTTAGGATAAGACGAGAAAACGAAAAATTTGATTATATAAAGGACGATGATGATTTATTAgcattaatgaaaatgattattAAAAGTGCAGACATATCTCATGGGGCTGTTAAATGGAGAGAACATTATAGATGGTGCCAAAGAGTATTATGtgaattttatattcaaggggatgaagaattaaagaataaaatGCCTATTTCTCCATTGTGCGATAGAAAAAAGCATAATGAAGTAGGACAATCACAAATTgcctttttaaaatttgttgTTACGCCTCTATTTGAAGAATTAGCTTATATAGATAATTCCCAATTTATCAG GAGCTTCTGTCTAAAAAGGTTAAGTAAGAACCGCAACAAGTGGAGCAAACTtataaatgaagaaaaggAAATCAAGGTTTTTGATCCAtcaaaaaaacgaaaaagaGGAAAggaagaattaaaaaaagtggATAAACCCAAAAGCGGTCgtcgaaaaaaaagttatattgatttaacattattttttataaaaaatatttctgaTTGA